One segment of Triticum aestivum cultivar Chinese Spring chromosome 2A, IWGSC CS RefSeq v2.1, whole genome shotgun sequence DNA contains the following:
- the LOC123191201 gene encoding DNA excision repair protein ERCC-6-like isoform X3, producing the protein MHPRSRIRGREPPAPPPPSSGGRYRRRSPPLPPPSPRPQHHQRRAPPRRSSPERPPPRRLLALDEKPLPPPAAALVVAAERRWRNDVLLEAGRLAAHYLVAQGVLPDHVLHAREDPSPKHHHVLHARDDPKQHPIPSPRPEISAPAGYARKRDDDGDDPRWRRNGGGGGGADWGRDKRDEDDGARLARAKSGWDRRTQSFDGRRRYNEGDGGRGAGGDADRGVRRSHPYDEKRRPAMSRSYSQNDRRASSDDRRPAPIDDRRPSVDRRLDRKRRSRSRSRSRSRSRSRTRPRSSYSGGRRDPDWRPRGGDFDQPRSGDLDQSKVPAESATVASRDGDVDGDDVDKLPMDPKIPRSEVVMVEATDGAGREDEAAVEPEHDGARHEDEEAEYEYEEVVESDDHGEDDDGVTYEYEEMETEDNGQDDEAAAVAGLNDADADAAEINASHQLPMVDVHPSQPDEEPGHTQPQLSDVEEDTEAGVARVDACLIEPVADNSGCSEVRGETEAPQSQPETEPQVRGEMEVLESELGNELQVAAEIVAPQSEPETELQVVGEMAAPQSELETELQVADEMEAPQSERETELQVAGEMEAPQSEPETELQVADEMEAPQSELETELQVADEMEAPQSELETELQVAGEMEAPHSELGTELQVAGEMEAPQIEPGTELQVAGEMEAPQIEPGTELQVAGEMEAPQSELGTELQVAGEIEALQSEPETELVEETPQIEIERGTELQVAGEMEALQSEPETKLVEETPQMEIEHGTELQVAGEMEALQSEPELVEETPQMEIELGTELQVAGEIEAPQTEHESELVEETPQIEIEVADGDPTRDEEELPAWYQIFDLNVDGTRESCEVTEIPGDPPEEHASDSLPDLVGQMSQQAYSDPLDTQIQDKRADENQQFEDDQVLLNQGIGMHDLDRNYQNSEQMLINQITDEHGQGDQQLEGEQMLLNNEETMLKQDAEEQVENEQFLPDRAADVNHQIKEEQMLLDHVTVVHDLDHCDLNGEQMLLTDDSVNKSAVDGGQLKDGQMDRAAKRQATLRSLDNGQMMIPIINLDDDDDDDDYAEQPGTREFLEPKTYVFSRRASRKLS; encoded by the exons ATGCACCCGAGGTCGCGCATTCGCGGACGCGagccgccggccccgccgccgccgtcatccgGAGGACGATACCGCCGACGGTCCCCGCCCCTGCCGCCGCCCTCCCCGCGGCCGCAGCACCACCAGCGCCGGGCCCCGCCGCGGCGCAGCAGCCCCGAACGGCCGCCCCCGCGCCGCCTGCTGGCGTTGGACGAGAAGCCCCTCCCGCCGCCGGCGGCCGCGCTGGTCGTCGCCGCCGAACGGCGCTGGCGCAACGACGTGCTCCTCGAGGCCGGCCGCCTGGCCGCCCACTACCTGGTCGCGCAGGGCGTCCTCCCCGACCACGTTCTCCACGCCCGGGAAGACCCCAGCCCCAAGCACCACCACGTTCTCCACGCCAGGGACGACCCCAAGCAGCACCCCATCCCCAGCCCCCGCCCCGAGATCTCCGCCCCCGCCGGCTACGCCAGGAAGAGGGATGACGACGGAGACGACCCCAGATGGCGGaggaacggaggaggaggcggcggcgccgacTGGGGCCGCGACAAGAGGGACGAGGACGACGGCGCCAGGCTAGCCCGGGCCAAGTCCGGCTGGGACCGGAGGACCCAGAGCTTTGACGGAAGACGCAGGTACAACGAGGGCGATGGCGGACGCGGTGCTGGCGGTGATGCCGACAGGGGCGTTCGCCGGAGCCACCCGTACGACGAGAAGAGGAGacccgccatgtcacgctcctacTCGCAGAACGACCGCCGGGCCTCCAGCGACGACCGCCGGCCGGCCCCCATCGATGACCGCCGGCCCTCTGTTGACCGCAGACTGGACCGCAAGCGGAGGAGCAGAAGCAGGAGTagaagccggagccggagccgaagCAGAACCAGGCCCAGGAGCTCTTACAGCGGCGGCCGGAGGGATCCAGACTGGCGACCACGCGGTGGTGATTTCGATCAGCCACGCAGTGGCGATCTGGATCAGAGCAAGGTGCCAGCAGAGTCTGCAACTGTTGCCAGCCGCGACGGTGATGTGGACGGCGATGATGTCGATAAACTGCCAATGGATCCAAAGATTCCTCGctcggaggtggtgatggtggaggcGACTGACGGTGCCGGCCGTGAAGATGAAGCTGCGGTGGAACCAGAGCATGATGGTGCCAGACATGAAGATGAAGAGGCAGAGTATGAGTATGAGGAGGTTGTGGAATCAGATGAtcatggtgaagatgatgatggtgtCACCTATGAATATGAAGAGATGGAAACAGAGGACAATGGTCAGGACGATGAGGCTGCTGCTGTTGCTGGCTTGAATGATGCTGATGCTGATGCTGCTGAAATAAATGCCAGCCACCAACTGCCCATGGTGGATGTTCATCCATCACAGCCTGATGAGGAACCGGGGCACACGCAGCCCCAGCTCAGCGACGTCGAGGAGGACACGGAGGCGGGCGTTGCGCGTGTGGATGCATGCCTGATTGAACCAGTGGCTGACAACAGTGGTTGTTCTGAAGTTAGAGGTGAAACGGAGGCTCCGCAAAGTCAACCTGAAACTGAACCTCAAGTTAGAGGTGAAATGGAGGTTCTGGAGAGTGAACTTGGAAATGAACTTCAAGTTGCAGCTGAAATAGTGGCTCCACAGAGTGAACCTGAAACTGAACTTCAAGTTGTGGGTGAAATGGCGGCTCCACAGAGTGAACTTGAAACTGAACTTCAAGTTGCCGATGAAATGGAGGCTCCGCAGAGTGAACGTGAAACTGAGCTTCAGGTTGCAGGTGAAATGGAGGCTCCTCAAAGTGAACCTGAAACTGAACTTCAAGTTGCCGATGAGATGGAGGCTCCGCAAAGTGAACTTGAAACAGAACTTCAAGTTGCCGATGAGATGGAGGCTCCGCAAAGTGAACTTGAAACAGAACTTCAAGTAGCAGGTGAAATGGAGGCTCCGCATAGTGAACTTGGTACTGAACTTCAAGTGGCAGGTGAAATGGAGGCTCCGCAAATTGAACCTGGAACTGAACTTCAAGTGGCAGGTGAAATGGAGGCTCCGCAAATTGAACCTGGAACTGAACTTCAAGTGGCAGGTGAAATGGAGGCTCCGCAAAGTGAACTTGGAACTGAACTTCAAGTGGCAGGTGAAATCGAGGCTCTGCAAAGTGAACCTGAAactgaacttgtcgaggaaactccACAAATAGAAATTGAGCGTGGAACTGAACTTCAAGTGGCAGGTGAAATGGAGGCTCTGCAAAGTGAACCTGAAACTAAACTTGTCGAGGAAACTCCACAAATGGAAATTGAGCATGGAACTGAACTTCAAGTGGCAGGTGAAATGGAGGCTCTGCAAAGTGAACCTGAACTTGTTGAGGAAACTCCACAAATGGAAATTGAGCTTGGAACTGAACTTCAAGTGGCAGGTGAAATCGAGGCTCCGCAAACTGAACATGAAtctgaacttgtcgaggaaactccACAAATTGAAATTGAAGTTGCTGATGGTGATCCTACTAGAGATGAAGAAGAGCTGCCGGCTTGGTATCAAATTTTTGACCTCAATGTCGACGGAACTCGTGAGAGCTGTGAAGTGACTGAGATTCCCGGTGATCCTCCTGAAGAACATGCTAGTGATTCTCTGCCTGATTTAGTTGGTCAGATGAGCCAGCAAGCATACTCTGATCCTCTAGATACTCAAATTCAAGATAAACGTGCAGATGAAAACCAACAGTTCGAGGATGATCAGGTGCTTCTAAATCAGGGTATTGGCATGCATGATTTGGATAGGAACTACCAGAACAGCGAGCAGATGCTTATAAATCAGATCACCGATGAGCATGGACAGGGTGATCAACAGCTGGAGGGCGAGCAAATGCTTTTAAACAATGAGGAAACAATGCTAAAGCAAGATGCGGAGGAGCAGGTGGAGAATGAGCAATTCCTACCTGATCGTGCTGCAGACGTTAATCACCAGATAAAGGAGGAACAAATGCTTCTAGATCATGTTACAGTTGTGCATGACTTGGATCATTGTGATCTGAACGGTGAACAGATGCTACTAACAGATGATTCAGTTAATAAATCTGCAGTTGATGGGGGCCAGTTGAAGGATGGGCAAATGGACCGGGCAGCAAAGAGACAAGCTACACTTCGCAGCCTGGACAATGGCCAAATGATGATTCCTATAATTAATttggatgacgacgacgatgatgatgattatgcagaGCAGCCTGGTACCAGAGAGTTCTTAGAACCCAA AACGTATGTGTTCTCAAGACGAGCAAGCCGGAAGCTTTCCTGA
- the LOC123191201 gene encoding uncharacterized protein isoform X1, with protein sequence MHPRSRIRGREPPAPPPPSSGGRYRRRSPPLPPPSPRPQHHQRRAPPRRSSPERPPPRRLLALDEKPLPPPAAALVVAAERRWRNDVLLEAGRLAAHYLVAQGVLPDHVLHAREDPSPKHHHVLHARDDPKQHPIPSPRPEISAPAGYARKRDDDGDDPRWRRNGGGGGGADWGRDKRDEDDGARLARAKSGWDRRTQSFDGRRRYNEGDGGRGAGGDADRGVRRSHPYDEKRRPAMSRSYSQNDRRASSDDRRPAPIDDRRPSVDRRLDRKRRSRSRSRSRSRSRSRTRPRSSYSGGRRDPDWRPRGGDFDQPRSGDLDQSKVPAESATVASRDGDVDGDDVDKLPMDPKIPRSEVVMVEATDGAGREDEAAVEPEHDGARHEDEEAEYEYEEVVESDDHGEDDDGVTYEYEEMETEDNGQDDEAAAVAGLNDADADAAEINASHQLPMVDVHPSQPDEEPGHTQPQLSDVEEDTEAGVARVDACLIEPVADNSGCSEVRGETEAPQSQPETEPQVRGEMEVLESELGNELQVAAEIVAPQSEPETELQVVGEMAAPQSELETELQVADEMEAPQSERETELQVAGEMEAPQSEPETELQVADEMEAPQSELETELQVADEMEAPQSELETELQVAGEMEAPHSELGTELQVAGEMEAPQIEPGTELQVAGEMEAPQIEPGTELQVAGEMEAPQSELGTELQVAGEIEALQSEPETELVEETPQIEIERGTELQVAGEMEALQSEPETKLVEETPQMEIEHGTELQVAGEMEALQSEPELVEETPQMEIELGTELQVAGEIEAPQTEHESELVEETPQIEIEVADGDPTRDEEELPAWYQIFDLNVDGTRESCEVTEIPGDPPEEHASDSLPDLVGQMSQQAYSDPLDTQIQDKRADENQQFEDDQVLLNQGIGMHDLDRNYQNSEQMLINQITDEHGQGDQQLEGEQMLLNNEETMLKQDAEEQVENEQFLPDRAADVNHQIKEEQMLLDHVTVVHDLDHCDLNGEQMLLTDDSVNKSAVDGGQLKDGQMDRAAKRQATLRSLDNGQMMIPIINLDDDDDDDDYAEQPGTREFLEPKSDALHVDNFLPERMCSQDEQAGSFPDHQTNIPASSSSVPPHSGNRWTGMGAVNAQGIPSDDGVLYGGAFDKIPLEVINVWDLPSSELGKS encoded by the exons ATGCACCCGAGGTCGCGCATTCGCGGACGCGagccgccggccccgccgccgccgtcatccgGAGGACGATACCGCCGACGGTCCCCGCCCCTGCCGCCGCCCTCCCCGCGGCCGCAGCACCACCAGCGCCGGGCCCCGCCGCGGCGCAGCAGCCCCGAACGGCCGCCCCCGCGCCGCCTGCTGGCGTTGGACGAGAAGCCCCTCCCGCCGCCGGCGGCCGCGCTGGTCGTCGCCGCCGAACGGCGCTGGCGCAACGACGTGCTCCTCGAGGCCGGCCGCCTGGCCGCCCACTACCTGGTCGCGCAGGGCGTCCTCCCCGACCACGTTCTCCACGCCCGGGAAGACCCCAGCCCCAAGCACCACCACGTTCTCCACGCCAGGGACGACCCCAAGCAGCACCCCATCCCCAGCCCCCGCCCCGAGATCTCCGCCCCCGCCGGCTACGCCAGGAAGAGGGATGACGACGGAGACGACCCCAGATGGCGGaggaacggaggaggaggcggcggcgccgacTGGGGCCGCGACAAGAGGGACGAGGACGACGGCGCCAGGCTAGCCCGGGCCAAGTCCGGCTGGGACCGGAGGACCCAGAGCTTTGACGGAAGACGCAGGTACAACGAGGGCGATGGCGGACGCGGTGCTGGCGGTGATGCCGACAGGGGCGTTCGCCGGAGCCACCCGTACGACGAGAAGAGGAGacccgccatgtcacgctcctacTCGCAGAACGACCGCCGGGCCTCCAGCGACGACCGCCGGCCGGCCCCCATCGATGACCGCCGGCCCTCTGTTGACCGCAGACTGGACCGCAAGCGGAGGAGCAGAAGCAGGAGTagaagccggagccggagccgaagCAGAACCAGGCCCAGGAGCTCTTACAGCGGCGGCCGGAGGGATCCAGACTGGCGACCACGCGGTGGTGATTTCGATCAGCCACGCAGTGGCGATCTGGATCAGAGCAAGGTGCCAGCAGAGTCTGCAACTGTTGCCAGCCGCGACGGTGATGTGGACGGCGATGATGTCGATAAACTGCCAATGGATCCAAAGATTCCTCGctcggaggtggtgatggtggaggcGACTGACGGTGCCGGCCGTGAAGATGAAGCTGCGGTGGAACCAGAGCATGATGGTGCCAGACATGAAGATGAAGAGGCAGAGTATGAGTATGAGGAGGTTGTGGAATCAGATGAtcatggtgaagatgatgatggtgtCACCTATGAATATGAAGAGATGGAAACAGAGGACAATGGTCAGGACGATGAGGCTGCTGCTGTTGCTGGCTTGAATGATGCTGATGCTGATGCTGCTGAAATAAATGCCAGCCACCAACTGCCCATGGTGGATGTTCATCCATCACAGCCTGATGAGGAACCGGGGCACACGCAGCCCCAGCTCAGCGACGTCGAGGAGGACACGGAGGCGGGCGTTGCGCGTGTGGATGCATGCCTGATTGAACCAGTGGCTGACAACAGTGGTTGTTCTGAAGTTAGAGGTGAAACGGAGGCTCCGCAAAGTCAACCTGAAACTGAACCTCAAGTTAGAGGTGAAATGGAGGTTCTGGAGAGTGAACTTGGAAATGAACTTCAAGTTGCAGCTGAAATAGTGGCTCCACAGAGTGAACCTGAAACTGAACTTCAAGTTGTGGGTGAAATGGCGGCTCCACAGAGTGAACTTGAAACTGAACTTCAAGTTGCCGATGAAATGGAGGCTCCGCAGAGTGAACGTGAAACTGAGCTTCAGGTTGCAGGTGAAATGGAGGCTCCTCAAAGTGAACCTGAAACTGAACTTCAAGTTGCCGATGAGATGGAGGCTCCGCAAAGTGAACTTGAAACAGAACTTCAAGTTGCCGATGAGATGGAGGCTCCGCAAAGTGAACTTGAAACAGAACTTCAAGTAGCAGGTGAAATGGAGGCTCCGCATAGTGAACTTGGTACTGAACTTCAAGTGGCAGGTGAAATGGAGGCTCCGCAAATTGAACCTGGAACTGAACTTCAAGTGGCAGGTGAAATGGAGGCTCCGCAAATTGAACCTGGAACTGAACTTCAAGTGGCAGGTGAAATGGAGGCTCCGCAAAGTGAACTTGGAACTGAACTTCAAGTGGCAGGTGAAATCGAGGCTCTGCAAAGTGAACCTGAAactgaacttgtcgaggaaactccACAAATAGAAATTGAGCGTGGAACTGAACTTCAAGTGGCAGGTGAAATGGAGGCTCTGCAAAGTGAACCTGAAACTAAACTTGTCGAGGAAACTCCACAAATGGAAATTGAGCATGGAACTGAACTTCAAGTGGCAGGTGAAATGGAGGCTCTGCAAAGTGAACCTGAACTTGTTGAGGAAACTCCACAAATGGAAATTGAGCTTGGAACTGAACTTCAAGTGGCAGGTGAAATCGAGGCTCCGCAAACTGAACATGAAtctgaacttgtcgaggaaactccACAAATTGAAATTGAAGTTGCTGATGGTGATCCTACTAGAGATGAAGAAGAGCTGCCGGCTTGGTATCAAATTTTTGACCTCAATGTCGACGGAACTCGTGAGAGCTGTGAAGTGACTGAGATTCCCGGTGATCCTCCTGAAGAACATGCTAGTGATTCTCTGCCTGATTTAGTTGGTCAGATGAGCCAGCAAGCATACTCTGATCCTCTAGATACTCAAATTCAAGATAAACGTGCAGATGAAAACCAACAGTTCGAGGATGATCAGGTGCTTCTAAATCAGGGTATTGGCATGCATGATTTGGATAGGAACTACCAGAACAGCGAGCAGATGCTTATAAATCAGATCACCGATGAGCATGGACAGGGTGATCAACAGCTGGAGGGCGAGCAAATGCTTTTAAACAATGAGGAAACAATGCTAAAGCAAGATGCGGAGGAGCAGGTGGAGAATGAGCAATTCCTACCTGATCGTGCTGCAGACGTTAATCACCAGATAAAGGAGGAACAAATGCTTCTAGATCATGTTACAGTTGTGCATGACTTGGATCATTGTGATCTGAACGGTGAACAGATGCTACTAACAGATGATTCAGTTAATAAATCTGCAGTTGATGGGGGCCAGTTGAAGGATGGGCAAATGGACCGGGCAGCAAAGAGACAAGCTACACTTCGCAGCCTGGACAATGGCCAAATGATGATTCCTATAATTAATttggatgacgacgacgatgatgatgattatgcagaGCAGCCTGGTACCAGAGAGTTCTTAGAACCCAA AAGTGATGCCTTACACGTGGATAATTTTCTGCCAGAACGTATGTGTTCTCAAGACGAGCAAGCCGGAAGCTTTCCTGACCATCAGACTAACATCCCAGCATCTTCTTCATCGGTTCCACCACATTCCGGGAATAGGTGGACTGGGATGGGAGCTGTCAATGCACAG GGAATTCCCAGTGATGATGGCGTCCTATATGGTGGTGCGTTTGACAAGATACCATTAG AAGTGATCAACGTGTGGGACCTGCCGTCATCCGAGCTGGGGAAGTCCTGA
- the LOC123191201 gene encoding uncharacterized protein isoform X2 codes for MHPRSRIRGREPPAPPPPSSGGRYRRRSPPLPPPSPRPQHHQRRAPPRRSSPERPPPRRLLALDEKPLPPPAAALVVAAERRWRNDVLLEAGRLAAHYLVAQGVLPDHVLHAREDPSPKHHHVLHARDDPKQHPIPSPRPEISAPAGYARKRDDDGDDPRWRRNGGGGGGADWGRDKRDEDDGARLARAKSGWDRRTQSFDGRRRYNEGDGGRGAGGDADRGVRRSHPYDEKRRPAMSRSYSQNDRRASSDDRRPAPIDDRRPSVDRRLDRKRRSRSRSRSRSRSRSRTRPRSSYSGGRRDPDWRPRGGDFDQPRSGDLDQSKVPAESATVASRDGDVDGDDVDKLPMDPKIPRSEVVMVEATDGAGREDEAAVEPEHDGARHEDEEAEYEYEEVVESDDHGEDDDGVTYEYEEMETEDNGQDDEAAAVAGLNDADADAAEINASHQLPMVDVHPSQPDEEPGHTQPQLSDVEEDTEAGVARVDACLIEPVADNSGCSEVRGETEAPQSQPETEPQVRGEMEVLESELGNELQVAAEIVAPQSEPETELQVVGEMAAPQSELETELQVADEMEAPQSERETELQVAGEMEAPQSEPETELQVADEMEAPQSELETELQVADEMEAPQSELETELQVAGEMEAPHSELGTELQVAGEMEAPQIEPGTELQVAGEMEAPQIEPGTELQVAGEMEAPQSELGTELQVAGEIEALQSEPETELVEETPQIEIERGTELQVAGEMEALQSEPETKLVEETPQMEIEHGTELQVAGEMEALQSEPELVEETPQMEIELGTELQVAGEIEAPQTEHESELVEETPQIEIEVADGDPTRDEEELPAWYQIFDLNVDGTRESCEVTEIPGDPPEEHASDSLPDLVGQMSQQAYSDPLDTQIQDKRADENQQFEDDQVLLNQGIGMHDLDRNYQNSEQMLINQITDEHGQGDQQLEGEQMLLNNEETMLKQDAEEQVENEQFLPDRAADVNHQIKEEQMLLDHVTVVHDLDHCDLNGEQMLLTDDSVNKSAVDGGQLKDGQMDRAAKRQATLRSLDNGQMMIPIINLDDDDDDDDYAEQPGTREFLEPKSDALHVDNFLPERMCSQDEQAGSFPDHQTNIPASSSSVPPHSGNRWTGMGAVNAQGIPSDDGVLYGGAFDKIPLVINVWDLPSSELGKS; via the exons ATGCACCCGAGGTCGCGCATTCGCGGACGCGagccgccggccccgccgccgccgtcatccgGAGGACGATACCGCCGACGGTCCCCGCCCCTGCCGCCGCCCTCCCCGCGGCCGCAGCACCACCAGCGCCGGGCCCCGCCGCGGCGCAGCAGCCCCGAACGGCCGCCCCCGCGCCGCCTGCTGGCGTTGGACGAGAAGCCCCTCCCGCCGCCGGCGGCCGCGCTGGTCGTCGCCGCCGAACGGCGCTGGCGCAACGACGTGCTCCTCGAGGCCGGCCGCCTGGCCGCCCACTACCTGGTCGCGCAGGGCGTCCTCCCCGACCACGTTCTCCACGCCCGGGAAGACCCCAGCCCCAAGCACCACCACGTTCTCCACGCCAGGGACGACCCCAAGCAGCACCCCATCCCCAGCCCCCGCCCCGAGATCTCCGCCCCCGCCGGCTACGCCAGGAAGAGGGATGACGACGGAGACGACCCCAGATGGCGGaggaacggaggaggaggcggcggcgccgacTGGGGCCGCGACAAGAGGGACGAGGACGACGGCGCCAGGCTAGCCCGGGCCAAGTCCGGCTGGGACCGGAGGACCCAGAGCTTTGACGGAAGACGCAGGTACAACGAGGGCGATGGCGGACGCGGTGCTGGCGGTGATGCCGACAGGGGCGTTCGCCGGAGCCACCCGTACGACGAGAAGAGGAGacccgccatgtcacgctcctacTCGCAGAACGACCGCCGGGCCTCCAGCGACGACCGCCGGCCGGCCCCCATCGATGACCGCCGGCCCTCTGTTGACCGCAGACTGGACCGCAAGCGGAGGAGCAGAAGCAGGAGTagaagccggagccggagccgaagCAGAACCAGGCCCAGGAGCTCTTACAGCGGCGGCCGGAGGGATCCAGACTGGCGACCACGCGGTGGTGATTTCGATCAGCCACGCAGTGGCGATCTGGATCAGAGCAAGGTGCCAGCAGAGTCTGCAACTGTTGCCAGCCGCGACGGTGATGTGGACGGCGATGATGTCGATAAACTGCCAATGGATCCAAAGATTCCTCGctcggaggtggtgatggtggaggcGACTGACGGTGCCGGCCGTGAAGATGAAGCTGCGGTGGAACCAGAGCATGATGGTGCCAGACATGAAGATGAAGAGGCAGAGTATGAGTATGAGGAGGTTGTGGAATCAGATGAtcatggtgaagatgatgatggtgtCACCTATGAATATGAAGAGATGGAAACAGAGGACAATGGTCAGGACGATGAGGCTGCTGCTGTTGCTGGCTTGAATGATGCTGATGCTGATGCTGCTGAAATAAATGCCAGCCACCAACTGCCCATGGTGGATGTTCATCCATCACAGCCTGATGAGGAACCGGGGCACACGCAGCCCCAGCTCAGCGACGTCGAGGAGGACACGGAGGCGGGCGTTGCGCGTGTGGATGCATGCCTGATTGAACCAGTGGCTGACAACAGTGGTTGTTCTGAAGTTAGAGGTGAAACGGAGGCTCCGCAAAGTCAACCTGAAACTGAACCTCAAGTTAGAGGTGAAATGGAGGTTCTGGAGAGTGAACTTGGAAATGAACTTCAAGTTGCAGCTGAAATAGTGGCTCCACAGAGTGAACCTGAAACTGAACTTCAAGTTGTGGGTGAAATGGCGGCTCCACAGAGTGAACTTGAAACTGAACTTCAAGTTGCCGATGAAATGGAGGCTCCGCAGAGTGAACGTGAAACTGAGCTTCAGGTTGCAGGTGAAATGGAGGCTCCTCAAAGTGAACCTGAAACTGAACTTCAAGTTGCCGATGAGATGGAGGCTCCGCAAAGTGAACTTGAAACAGAACTTCAAGTTGCCGATGAGATGGAGGCTCCGCAAAGTGAACTTGAAACAGAACTTCAAGTAGCAGGTGAAATGGAGGCTCCGCATAGTGAACTTGGTACTGAACTTCAAGTGGCAGGTGAAATGGAGGCTCCGCAAATTGAACCTGGAACTGAACTTCAAGTGGCAGGTGAAATGGAGGCTCCGCAAATTGAACCTGGAACTGAACTTCAAGTGGCAGGTGAAATGGAGGCTCCGCAAAGTGAACTTGGAACTGAACTTCAAGTGGCAGGTGAAATCGAGGCTCTGCAAAGTGAACCTGAAactgaacttgtcgaggaaactccACAAATAGAAATTGAGCGTGGAACTGAACTTCAAGTGGCAGGTGAAATGGAGGCTCTGCAAAGTGAACCTGAAACTAAACTTGTCGAGGAAACTCCACAAATGGAAATTGAGCATGGAACTGAACTTCAAGTGGCAGGTGAAATGGAGGCTCTGCAAAGTGAACCTGAACTTGTTGAGGAAACTCCACAAATGGAAATTGAGCTTGGAACTGAACTTCAAGTGGCAGGTGAAATCGAGGCTCCGCAAACTGAACATGAAtctgaacttgtcgaggaaactccACAAATTGAAATTGAAGTTGCTGATGGTGATCCTACTAGAGATGAAGAAGAGCTGCCGGCTTGGTATCAAATTTTTGACCTCAATGTCGACGGAACTCGTGAGAGCTGTGAAGTGACTGAGATTCCCGGTGATCCTCCTGAAGAACATGCTAGTGATTCTCTGCCTGATTTAGTTGGTCAGATGAGCCAGCAAGCATACTCTGATCCTCTAGATACTCAAATTCAAGATAAACGTGCAGATGAAAACCAACAGTTCGAGGATGATCAGGTGCTTCTAAATCAGGGTATTGGCATGCATGATTTGGATAGGAACTACCAGAACAGCGAGCAGATGCTTATAAATCAGATCACCGATGAGCATGGACAGGGTGATCAACAGCTGGAGGGCGAGCAAATGCTTTTAAACAATGAGGAAACAATGCTAAAGCAAGATGCGGAGGAGCAGGTGGAGAATGAGCAATTCCTACCTGATCGTGCTGCAGACGTTAATCACCAGATAAAGGAGGAACAAATGCTTCTAGATCATGTTACAGTTGTGCATGACTTGGATCATTGTGATCTGAACGGTGAACAGATGCTACTAACAGATGATTCAGTTAATAAATCTGCAGTTGATGGGGGCCAGTTGAAGGATGGGCAAATGGACCGGGCAGCAAAGAGACAAGCTACACTTCGCAGCCTGGACAATGGCCAAATGATGATTCCTATAATTAATttggatgacgacgacgatgatgatgattatgcagaGCAGCCTGGTACCAGAGAGTTCTTAGAACCCAA AAGTGATGCCTTACACGTGGATAATTTTCTGCCAGAACGTATGTGTTCTCAAGACGAGCAAGCCGGAAGCTTTCCTGACCATCAGACTAACATCCCAGCATCTTCTTCATCGGTTCCACCACATTCCGGGAATAGGTGGACTGGGATGGGAGCTGTCAATGCACAG GGAATTCCCAGTGATGATGGCGTCCTATATGGTGGTGCGTTTGACAAGATACCATTAG TGATCAACGTGTGGGACCTGCCGTCATCCGAGCTGGGGAAGTCCTGA